DNA from Kryptolebias marmoratus isolate JLee-2015 linkage group LG15, ASM164957v2, whole genome shotgun sequence:
TGTCAGCACTACACACAGGTACAGATACAAACTCATTGTGTTTGGTTTCAGTTGAATAAAGCTGCTGCGGTGTAAgtgaacattttgctgtttcGTGCAGCTGGTTTGGGCAACTTCAAGTCATCTGGGCTGTGCCATCCAACAGTGTCTGAGGGATGAAAACCTCTGGGAGATATTTGTCTGTGCATATTACCCCGGGTAACAATTACACACCGATGAAAAACGTCACAGTTATCTGAACACAGCACATAATAAAACGTATCTGAATAAAACGTATCCTCAGTGAGGGCTCCATATCTGGTGATTCTATGCTTCTGTCCTGTGATAtatggtgtgtttgtgttgatgcAGGGGAAACTGGGAAGTGAACGGTCGATTGGTGACGCCCTATAAGACAGGACAATCCTGCTCTCTCTGCACCTCTTCCATGTCTGGCTGTTTTCGACTTTGGGATCATGAAGGTGGACTGTGTGGTATGAATACTTACAATTTTAGTGCAGTGATTCAGGTTTtgcttgtttgcattttttaacctacatgtttatgtgtttattcaGAGATTCCAAAGAACCCGTGTCGCATGAGCTGTGGTCAGCATGGACAGCTGAATGTTACTTCCTGCAAATGCAAGTGTGACCCGGGGTTCACCGGGCACTTCTGTCAGGGTAAAAACCTATTAAACCTGGTCCGTTCTGTGCAATTTAtctcagaaacaagaaaaggggacaaacagattttattgtacTTGTGTTTGTCAGTTAGGTGCAGTATGCGGTGCGTTCACGGTCGTTTCAAAGAAGAAGAATGCTCCTGTCTGTGCGCTGTTGGCTACGGTGGTGCTGAGTGTGCAGGTGAGTTTTCCTGTTTACATCAGCAGGTTTTACTCTGCAACTGTCTTATCAGTTCTTGTTGATGCTAACTCTAATTGTGAGCACCTTAACTCGCTGATTTGATGAGGGCCTTGTAGAGATATGAAATGTGCAGTGCATACATTAAACTGAATTATTCAACAACTGTCTCCtataaacaaacatacaaaatgttctttagtTGTTCTAATAAAGATCTATATGCTCAAACCTTGAGAACAAACAACCACAAACCATAAAGATAGgtatctttaatttatttagcatAATTCTCTCATTTATCATTTTGTATTAGAATGTGGTTATTTGCAGGCTTAATTTGAACAGTTTTCATGTCTCTATTTTCcgtcgtttttgtttttgttgcatctgatttttgttattttctgttttatggtGGTCAGTTTAGCATCTTTAGcatctcaaaaaacaaaatgagattcAAAACTCCCACAAAACTACTTTGATCTCATGAAATAAGCCAgttgttgtaggtagctctttgaacaacctcagtttggagaaattgagtttaattctgaccagacaaACAGATATCGTGTGGAAGTTAAACTGTTATACACATCTGagtatgttttttaaatattagttaATATCTAATCAATTATCTTCTGGATCAACATCTGTTGTGTTAATATTGTCACCCTGTAATCCAAAATTACAAACATTATATTAAAGATGAGAATACTTTATACTCAgccaggaggaaaaaaaaatagatataatGATTATATTGTCACTGCATTCTGACTGTATGTGTCCAAACAGAAAAGGTGCAGTTTCCCTTTCATAACTGTGATGTGACAATAGATGGGACTTGCTTCATGGTGTCGTCAGAATCTGATACCTACTACAGAGCTAACAGGCGCTGTCAGGTGAGAGAAATCTGTGCTTTAACCACCAACAGTATGGGGAAACATTTGGAATCGGATATATAATTTAACTGTATAATTAAAGGGctttttctgctttagtttgtatgttttttctatttaaacaaacaggaacttgGTGGAGTTTTAGCTCAAATCCACAGTCAGAAAGTTCAAGACATCCTGGCGTTTTATCTGAGTGAGCTGCAGGTGAGCAATGAAGCCACCAACTCTGAAACAAGAAACTTCTGGATAGGTAcatcaaataaatgttataaCTACTCTGGAGGGCACTGCCAAATTACTGTAAATGGCACATGAATCAAACAGAAAtcgtgttttgttctttttgttttttttgcttcacaGGTTTGACATATAAGGCTCCAAAAGACTCATTTCGCTGGGACACAGGAGAGATCCTTCGATTTAGTAGCTTCGCCTTTGGACAACCTGACAGCCAAGGGTACGGAGCATATTTAGTAACACTTCATAAACATCATAAACAGAGACAGCTGAGGGCATTGGGAcgcagacaaacaaatgaaacacatCATTTGGtgaaaaatctatttttccTTGAGAGctttaggatgtttttttgcttctcaCCTGCAGCGTGTAAAAGATTACTGCAAATTAAGTCGAGGAATATAAATATTCAATTCAGTTATAGTTTAAAATTAAGtacagttttggtgttttttgccTGATGTGCAACCATAGCCATTACCAATAGGtgtccctcttcttcttctctgtgtttcCTTCATTTATCCTAATTTAATCTCCTCTTTTCCCCTTGTTCTTTGTTCTGGCAGCACATATCAATGATGCTGCCAATTAACTAAGACTCAAACTGTTGAATCTATATTCTGCGAATGTTTACTTTGAGCTGAGTTACTATTAAAAATCAGTCATCTGTTTGTGattcaaaacaaagaacaaacaagaaaagagccTTACTGGATGAAAACTGAACACTTGGGCACCCGAAGCTCTCCATGCAGATCAGATCTTAGTATTTTTCTCACAGaatctggtttttattttttattttttctgtgcagaTTTGGAAACTGCGTAGAGCTGCAGGCGATGAGCGCTTTCAACTGGAATGACCAGCGCTGCAAAACACAGAACCGATTCATTTGCCAGCATGGTAAGGCCCCTTCAGGAAAAGTGTGAAAATGTGGAGGGGAATAAATGTGGAGTTCTTTTTGAACTGATCACCAGTGTTAACCATTTTCTTGTCTGG
Protein-coding regions in this window:
- the LOC108251180 gene encoding C-type lectin domain family 18 member A-like is translated as MVQNFTMRFGTTSWSLDVSFNLILLVSSSFNNWTMAESRHRQISITTGLGLKERSQVVAQHNRLRSRVRPVAANMQKMEWDEQLAMLAKEQAVLCHTDPSFRHFPSFSHIGWNAHLSDRGVALFSDVVDAWFEEGKDFLYLNGRCRENATCQHYTQLVWATSSHLGCAIQQCLRDENLWEIFVCAYYPGGNWEVNGRLVTPYKTGQSCSLCTSSMSGCFRLWDHEGGLCEIPKNPCRMSCGQHGQLNVTSCKCKCDPGFTGHFCQVRCSMRCVHGRFKEEECSCLCAVGYGGAECAEKVQFPFHNCDVTIDGTCFMVSSESDTYYRANRRCQELGGVLAQIHSQKVQDILAFYLSELQVSNEATNSETRNFWIGLTYKAPKDSFRWDTGEILRFSSFAFGQPDSQGFGNCVELQAMSAFNWNDQRCKTQNRFICQHGKAPSGKV